The Cellulomonas wangleii genome includes a region encoding these proteins:
- a CDS encoding phosphoglyceromutase, translating into MTYTLVLLRHGESEWNAKNLFTGWVDVPLSEKGVEEAKRGGTLLTDAGVLPDVVHTSLLRRAITTANYALDVADRHWIPVKRSWRLNERHYGALQGKNKKETLEQYGEEQFMLWRRSYDVPPPEIELGSEYSQDADPRYAGEPIPRTEALAQVLDRALPYWDAEIVPDLKAGKTVLVAAHGNSIRSIVKYLDDIDEQTIAGINIPTGIPLLYELDEETLKPVTKGGTYLDPEAAKAAIAAVANQGR; encoded by the coding sequence ATGACCTACACCCTCGTGCTGCTCCGCCACGGCGAGAGCGAGTGGAACGCCAAGAACCTGTTCACCGGTTGGGTGGACGTGCCCCTGTCGGAGAAGGGCGTCGAGGAGGCCAAGCGCGGCGGCACCCTGCTGACCGACGCGGGCGTGCTCCCGGACGTCGTGCACACGTCGCTGCTGCGCCGCGCGATCACCACCGCGAACTACGCGCTCGACGTCGCCGACCGCCACTGGATCCCCGTCAAGCGCTCGTGGCGCCTCAACGAGCGCCACTACGGCGCGCTGCAGGGCAAGAACAAGAAGGAGACGCTCGAGCAGTACGGCGAGGAGCAGTTCATGCTCTGGCGTCGTTCGTACGACGTCCCGCCGCCGGAGATCGAGCTGGGCTCCGAGTACTCGCAGGACGCGGACCCGCGCTACGCGGGCGAGCCGATCCCGCGCACGGAGGCCCTCGCGCAGGTCCTCGACCGCGCGCTGCCGTACTGGGACGCGGAGATCGTGCCCGACCTCAAGGCCGGCAAGACGGTCCTCGTCGCCGCGCACGGCAACTCGATCCGCTCGATCGTGAAGTACCTCGACGACATCGACGAGCAGACCATCGCCGGCATCAACATCCCCACGGGCATCCCGCTGCTGTACGAGCTGGACGAGGAGACCCTCAAGCCCGTCACGAAGGGCGGCACGTACCTCGACCCCGAGGCCGCCAAGGCCGCCATCGCCGCGGTCGCCAACCAGGGTCGCTGA
- a CDS encoding response regulator transcription factor produces the protein MTRILLVEDEESYRDPLSYQLGREGYDVVTAATGPEALERFAEHGADLVLLDLMLPGLPGTEVCRRLRLESDVPVIMLTAKDDEIDKVVGLELGADDYVTKPYSSRELLARIRAVLRRREPVARATGDGDDDGVLEVGTVRMDVDRHTVHVDGELVPFPLKEFELLEMLLRNAGRVLTRGQLIDRVWGSDYVGDTKTLDVHVKRIRAKIEADPSNPTLLTTVRGLGYKLSDGSVE, from the coding sequence GTGACCCGCATCCTGCTCGTGGAGGACGAGGAGTCCTACCGCGACCCGCTGTCCTACCAGCTGGGCCGGGAGGGCTACGACGTCGTCACCGCGGCGACGGGCCCCGAGGCGCTCGAACGGTTCGCGGAGCACGGCGCGGACCTCGTCCTGCTCGACCTCATGCTCCCGGGCCTGCCCGGGACGGAGGTCTGCCGGCGGCTGCGTCTGGAGTCCGACGTGCCGGTCATCATGCTCACCGCGAAGGACGACGAGATCGACAAGGTCGTCGGCCTGGAGCTCGGCGCCGACGACTACGTCACCAAGCCGTACTCGTCGCGTGAGCTGCTGGCGCGGATCCGGGCGGTGCTGCGCCGCCGGGAGCCGGTGGCCCGTGCGACCGGCGACGGGGACGACGACGGCGTGCTGGAGGTCGGCACGGTCCGCATGGACGTCGACCGGCACACGGTGCACGTCGATGGCGAGCTCGTCCCGTTCCCGCTCAAGGAGTTCGAGCTGCTGGAGATGCTGCTGCGCAACGCGGGCCGGGTGCTGACCCGCGGGCAGCTCATCGACCGGGTGTGGGGCTCCGACTACGTCGGGGACACCAAGACGCTCGACGTCCACGTCAAGCGCATCCGCGCGAAGATCGAGGCCGACCCGTCGAACCCCACGCTCCTGACGACCGTGCGCGGGCTCGGCTACAAGCTGTCGGACGGCTCCGTGGAGTGA
- a CDS encoding pyridoxamine 5'-phosphate oxidase family protein, which produces MTAPAGGPRLTSQRVWATLARQAFVVVGMVNRRGEGRSVGVSPAVDGDHVWFAAHGTDWKVDHLRHQPEVSLTVPVRRGGVLALVAPIPPATITCRATAQVLPVDRAPAAVRRRLLMGQDAEKAAAAGTVMVRLTPHGDFVTYGLGVSLRTMLDTERARGRVPVARG; this is translated from the coding sequence GTGACCGCCCCCGCCGGTGGTCCGCGGCTGACCTCGCAGCGGGTGTGGGCGACGCTGGCCCGCCAGGCGTTCGTCGTCGTCGGCATGGTGAACCGCCGCGGCGAGGGCCGCAGCGTCGGGGTCAGCCCCGCGGTCGACGGGGACCACGTGTGGTTCGCGGCGCACGGGACCGACTGGAAGGTCGACCACCTGCGCCACCAGCCGGAGGTGTCGCTCACGGTGCCCGTCCGCCGCGGTGGCGTGCTGGCGCTCGTCGCGCCGATCCCGCCCGCGACGATCACCTGCCGGGCCACCGCGCAGGTGCTGCCCGTCGACCGGGCTCCCGCGGCCGTGCGCCGGCGCCTGCTGATGGGCCAGGACGCCGAGAAGGCGGCCGCGGCCGGGACGGTGATGGTCCGCCTGACGCCGCACGGCGACTTCGTGACGTACGGCCTCGGGGTGTCGCTGCGCACCATGCTCGACACCGAGCGCGCCCGCGGTCGCGTCCCCGTCGCCCGCGGCTGA
- a CDS encoding ROK family transcriptional regulator, which yields MPTVDEVPGAAVHAAAPVTPHDALGTVPVVVGGRPRTRQGRAAEQVPDPSRAARQAQMRAHNLSVALGQVVDATSAPSRAQIAAATGLSRGAVTSLVDVLIEAGLVRELAPVAAARAGRPAVPLAPTSGRVAGVGMEVNVDYLGLRAVDLAGGVLVETVERVDLRGSDPDEALDRLAALAAPVLVALAADGVRVAGTALALPGLVDRITGPLRYAPNLGWRDVDVVARLAAHPVLAELPPRVANEANLAARAEAHARRGAVAPSFLYVSGEVGVGGALVLDGEIFLGRHGWSGEIGHVVVDGGPGGAHPVSLEQHVGQDAIARAAGLAAGAPFAEVVAALAAGDARARDAVRDAARWLGLAVATVANVVDVSEIVLGGTFGRVFDHVHDVVSETLADRVIFSDWSSPSVTRAAAGDYPAMTGGALAVLRTVVADPTVWFAPATS from the coding sequence ATGCCGACGGTGGATGAGGTGCCGGGTGCCGCAGTGCACGCCGCCGCCCCGGTGACCCCGCACGACGCCCTCGGCACGGTCCCCGTCGTCGTCGGTGGACGTCCCCGGACCCGCCAGGGGCGGGCCGCGGAGCAGGTGCCCGACCCGTCGCGGGCCGCCCGCCAGGCGCAGATGCGGGCCCACAACCTGTCCGTCGCGCTGGGGCAGGTCGTCGACGCGACGTCGGCGCCGTCCCGCGCGCAGATCGCCGCCGCCACCGGGTTGTCCCGCGGCGCCGTCACCAGCCTCGTGGACGTGCTCATCGAGGCGGGGCTGGTGCGCGAGCTGGCACCCGTCGCCGCCGCGCGCGCCGGACGCCCCGCCGTGCCGCTGGCCCCGACGTCCGGCCGTGTCGCGGGCGTCGGCATGGAGGTGAACGTCGACTACCTGGGGCTGCGCGCCGTCGACCTCGCCGGGGGCGTCCTGGTCGAGACCGTCGAGCGCGTGGACCTGCGCGGCAGCGACCCGGACGAGGCGCTCGACAGGCTGGCGGCGCTCGCCGCGCCGGTCCTGGTCGCGCTCGCGGCCGACGGCGTCCGCGTGGCCGGCACCGCGCTGGCGCTGCCCGGCCTCGTCGACCGCATCACCGGGCCGCTGCGCTACGCCCCCAACCTCGGCTGGCGGGACGTCGACGTCGTCGCGCGCCTCGCCGCCCACCCCGTGCTCGCCGAGCTGCCGCCGCGCGTCGCCAACGAGGCCAACCTCGCCGCCCGGGCCGAGGCGCACGCCCGGCGCGGCGCGGTCGCCCCGTCATTCCTCTACGTGTCCGGCGAGGTCGGCGTCGGTGGTGCGCTCGTGCTCGACGGCGAGATCTTCCTCGGCCGGCACGGGTGGAGCGGGGAGATCGGGCACGTCGTCGTCGACGGCGGCCCCGGCGGGGCGCACCCCGTCTCGCTCGAGCAGCACGTCGGCCAGGACGCCATCGCGCGCGCCGCGGGCCTCGCGGCGGGTGCACCGTTCGCCGAGGTCGTCGCCGCCCTGGCCGCGGGTGACGCCCGCGCCCGCGACGCCGTCCGCGACGCCGCGCGCTGGCTGGGGCTCGCGGTGGCGACGGTCGCCAACGTCGTCGACGTCAGCGAGATCGTCCTGGGCGGGACGTTCGGGCGCGTGTTCGACCACGTGCACGACGTCGTCAGCGAGACGCTGGCCGACCGCGTGATCTTCTCCGACTGGTCGTCGCCGTCGGTGACGCGCGCGGCCGCGGGCGACTACCCGGCGATGACGGGGGGTGCGCTGGCGGTGCTGCGCACGGTCGTGGCGGACCCGACCGTCTGGTTCGCCCCCGCGACGAGCTGA
- the xylA gene encoding xylose isomerase, producing the protein MVRKPTPEDKFSFGLWTVGWNAQDPFGAATRPWLDPVESVHKLAELGAAHVTFHDDDVVPFGSSDAEREKILDRFRGALAETGITVEMVTTNTFTHPIFKDGAFTSNDRRVRRYALRKILRNVDLAASLDADTFVMWGGREGAEYDSAKDLYAAHQAYADGIDTVAAYIKEKGYGLRIAIEPKPNEPRGDILLPTIGHALGLIAKLEHGDIVGLNPETGHEQMAGLNYTTGLAQALWADKLFHIDLNGQRGIKYDQDLVFGHGDLFSAFATVDLVENGFPSGGPKYDGPIHFDYKPSRTEDFDGVWASAAANMSTYILLKERAQAFRADPEVQEAMEAAGVFELAKPTLNEGESLADFLADRSAFEDFDVEGVAKHGYGFVRLNQLAVEHAMGARG; encoded by the coding sequence ATGGTTCGCAAGCCCACCCCCGAAGACAAGTTTTCGTTCGGCCTCTGGACGGTCGGATGGAACGCGCAGGACCCGTTCGGCGCGGCGACCCGTCCGTGGCTCGACCCGGTCGAGTCCGTGCACAAGCTCGCCGAGCTCGGCGCCGCGCACGTGACCTTCCACGACGACGACGTGGTGCCCTTCGGCTCCTCGGACGCCGAGCGCGAGAAGATCCTCGACCGCTTCCGCGGCGCGCTGGCCGAGACCGGCATCACGGTCGAGATGGTCACGACCAACACGTTCACGCACCCGATCTTCAAGGACGGCGCGTTCACCTCGAACGACCGCCGTGTGCGTCGCTACGCGCTGCGCAAGATCCTGCGCAACGTCGACCTCGCCGCGTCGCTCGACGCCGACACGTTCGTGATGTGGGGCGGCCGCGAGGGCGCCGAGTACGACTCCGCCAAGGACCTGTACGCCGCGCACCAGGCGTACGCCGACGGCATCGACACCGTCGCCGCGTACATCAAGGAGAAGGGCTACGGCCTGCGCATCGCGATCGAGCCCAAGCCCAACGAGCCCCGCGGCGACATCCTGCTCCCGACGATCGGGCACGCGCTCGGCCTCATCGCCAAGCTCGAGCACGGCGACATCGTCGGCCTCAACCCGGAGACGGGCCACGAGCAGATGGCCGGCCTGAACTACACGACGGGCCTCGCGCAGGCGCTGTGGGCGGACAAGCTCTTCCACATCGACCTCAACGGCCAGCGCGGCATCAAGTACGACCAGGACCTGGTCTTCGGCCACGGCGACCTGTTCTCCGCGTTCGCGACGGTCGACCTCGTCGAGAACGGCTTCCCCAGCGGCGGCCCCAAGTACGACGGCCCGATCCACTTCGACTACAAGCCCTCGCGCACCGAGGACTTCGACGGCGTGTGGGCCTCGGCCGCCGCCAACATGTCGACGTACATCCTGCTCAAGGAGCGGGCGCAGGCGTTCCGCGCCGACCCCGAGGTCCAGGAGGCCATGGAGGCCGCCGGTGTCTTCGAGCTCGCGAAGCCCACGCTGAACGAGGGCGAGTCGCTCGCCGACTTCCTCGCGGACCGTTCCGCGTTCGAGGACTTCGACGTCGAGGGCGTGGCCAAGCACGGCTACGGCTTCGTGCGCCTCAACCAGCTCGCGGTCGAGCACGCCATGGGCGCGCGCGGCTGA
- a CDS encoding glycosyltransferase, with product MTPERAPRVAMLSVHTSPLDQPGTGDAGGMNVYVLELAHALAARGARVEVFTRATRSDVPETVVLDGVDADGRPLSPEASRDVLLADVVPAGVTPPVLVHHVPAGPFEALDKNDLPGVLCGMAAGVLRSEAARRPGWYDVVHSHYWLSGQVGAIAAQRWEVPLVHTAHTLAKVKNLSLGPGDVPEPSVRVVGEEQVVADADALIASTPVEARELVELYDADPARVHVVEPGVDLDRFRPGAPGARDAARRHLGLPTDRPVVLFAGRVQPLKAPDVLVRAVGELRASGRPVPLLVVLGGPSGRPTAVRELRALAVTLGVEDDVVVRPPAPRDELAAWYHAADLVAMPSRSESFGLVAVEAQACGTPVLAADVGGLRTVVDDDVSGRLVPGHDPLVWADAIAGALADDARRARWSAGARQVAERYAWSTAADQVLKVYAVAAEPTR from the coding sequence GTGACCCCCGAGAGAGCGCCCCGCGTCGCCATGCTCTCGGTGCACACGTCGCCGCTCGACCAGCCCGGCACGGGCGACGCCGGCGGCATGAACGTGTACGTCCTGGAGCTGGCGCACGCGCTCGCGGCCCGGGGCGCGCGCGTCGAGGTCTTCACCCGCGCCACCCGGTCCGACGTCCCCGAGACGGTCGTGCTCGACGGCGTCGACGCGGACGGGCGCCCGCTGTCCCCGGAGGCGTCGCGCGACGTCCTGCTCGCCGACGTCGTGCCCGCCGGTGTCACCCCGCCCGTGCTGGTGCACCACGTGCCCGCCGGACCATTCGAGGCGCTCGACAAGAACGACCTGCCCGGTGTCCTGTGCGGCATGGCCGCCGGCGTGCTGCGCTCCGAGGCCGCGCGCCGGCCCGGCTGGTACGACGTCGTGCACTCGCACTACTGGCTCTCCGGCCAGGTCGGCGCGATCGCGGCGCAGCGGTGGGAGGTGCCGCTGGTCCACACCGCGCACACGCTCGCCAAGGTGAAGAACCTCAGCCTGGGGCCGGGTGACGTCCCGGAGCCGAGCGTCCGGGTGGTCGGCGAGGAGCAGGTCGTCGCCGACGCCGACGCCCTCATCGCGTCCACCCCGGTGGAGGCGCGCGAGCTCGTCGAGCTGTACGACGCGGACCCCGCGCGGGTGCACGTCGTGGAGCCCGGCGTCGACCTCGACCGGTTCCGCCCCGGTGCGCCCGGTGCGCGGGACGCCGCCCGGCGTCACCTCGGCCTGCCGACCGACCGCCCGGTCGTGCTCTTCGCCGGCCGCGTGCAGCCGCTCAAGGCGCCCGACGTGCTGGTGCGCGCGGTCGGGGAGCTGCGCGCGAGCGGCCGGCCGGTGCCGCTGCTCGTGGTGCTCGGCGGGCCGTCGGGGCGCCCCACCGCGGTGCGCGAGCTGCGAGCGCTCGCCGTCACCCTCGGCGTCGAGGACGACGTCGTGGTCCGTCCGCCCGCCCCGCGCGACGAGCTCGCCGCCTGGTACCACGCGGCCGACCTCGTGGCGATGCCGTCGCGCTCCGAGTCCTTCGGGCTGGTCGCCGTCGAGGCGCAGGCATGCGGGACGCCGGTCCTCGCGGCCGACGTCGGCGGCCTGCGCACGGTCGTCGACGACGACGTGTCCGGGCGCCTCGTGCCCGGTCACGACCCGCTGGTCTGGGCGGACGCGATCGCCGGCGCGCTCGCGGACGACGCGCGGCGCGCCCGCTGGTCCGCCGGCGCGCGCCAGGTGGCCGAGCGGTACGCGTGGTCCACGGCGGCCGACCAGGTGCTCAAGGTCTACGCGGTCGCGGCCGAGCCGACGCGCTGA
- the pstS gene encoding phosphate ABC transporter substrate-binding protein PstS, with product MKLTPHSRSGALILAGTALALTLAACSSGSSAEGGDGLSGPLAAAGASSQEKAVAGWIAGFNDTYPDVAVSYDAVGSGGGREQFLAGAVQLAGSDAALKDDELAAASERCEGGEALELPLYISPIAVVYNLPDLDTEHLQLSAATLAKIFDRKITTWDDPAIAAENPGVTLPSTAIIPVNRSDESGTTENFTEYLEAASGGAWPHEASGDWPLSGGQSGQGTQGVIDTVSGAKGAIGYADASRAGDLGTVALKVGDAYVPVSAEAAAKVVDASPRAEDATDKRLVVELDRTTTEAGAYPLVLVSYAIACSTYADEADAAKVKAYLTYVASTEGQERAADPTVAGSAPISDGLRTEVQAAIDSITGP from the coding sequence GTGAAGCTCACTCCCCACAGCCGTAGCGGTGCGTTGATCCTCGCGGGGACGGCGCTCGCGCTGACGCTCGCCGCGTGCAGCTCCGGGTCCTCCGCGGAGGGCGGCGACGGGCTCAGCGGCCCGCTGGCCGCCGCGGGCGCCTCCTCGCAGGAGAAGGCGGTCGCCGGCTGGATCGCCGGGTTCAACGACACGTACCCCGACGTGGCCGTCAGCTACGACGCCGTCGGGTCGGGCGGCGGGCGCGAGCAGTTCCTGGCCGGGGCCGTCCAGCTCGCGGGTTCCGACGCCGCCCTGAAGGACGACGAGCTCGCGGCGGCGTCCGAGCGCTGCGAGGGCGGCGAGGCCCTGGAGCTGCCGCTCTACATCAGCCCCATCGCGGTCGTGTACAACCTGCCCGACCTCGACACCGAGCACCTGCAGCTGTCGGCGGCGACGCTCGCGAAGATCTTCGACCGCAAGATCACGACGTGGGACGACCCGGCGATCGCGGCGGAGAACCCCGGTGTCACGCTGCCGTCGACCGCGATCATCCCGGTCAACCGCTCGGACGAGTCCGGCACCACCGAGAACTTCACCGAGTACCTCGAGGCGGCGTCGGGCGGCGCCTGGCCCCACGAGGCCTCGGGCGACTGGCCGCTGTCCGGCGGGCAGTCGGGCCAGGGCACGCAGGGCGTCATCGACACCGTCTCCGGCGCGAAGGGGGCCATCGGCTACGCCGACGCCTCGCGCGCCGGTGACCTGGGCACCGTCGCGCTGAAGGTCGGCGACGCGTACGTGCCGGTCTCGGCCGAGGCCGCCGCGAAGGTCGTCGACGCGTCGCCGCGCGCCGAGGACGCGACGGACAAGCGCCTGGTCGTCGAGCTGGACCGCACGACCACCGAGGCGGGCGCCTACCCGCTCGTCCTGGTCTCGTACGCCATCGCGTGCTCCACGTACGCCGACGAGGCGGACGCCGCCAAGGTCAAGGCGTACCTGACGTACGTCGCCAGCACCGAGGGCCAGGAGCGGGCGGCCGACCCGACCGTCGCCGGGTCCGCGCCGATCTCGGACGGGCTGCGCACCGAGGTCCAGGCGGCCATCGACTCGATCACCGGCCCCTGA
- the phoU gene encoding phosphate signaling complex protein PhoU, protein MRDIFEAELTQLGQDLVTMSGRVEQAISNAGVALLTADLRLAESVIADDLAIDALERDLDERCVRLLAQQQPVATDLRVVVSALRMSASLERMGDLARHVAQVARARYPVVAVPSDLVETFTQMQDAAVRVAQRVTTLLGTRDMALAESIQQDDDLLDELHAGTFTAMLSGPWSRSAQETVDVTLLGRYYERFGDHGVSVARRMVYLVTGDVADALDPAAVRGA, encoded by the coding sequence ATGCGGGACATCTTCGAGGCCGAGCTCACCCAGCTCGGTCAGGACCTGGTCACCATGAGCGGACGGGTCGAGCAGGCCATCAGCAACGCGGGCGTCGCGCTGCTCACCGCCGACCTCCGGCTCGCCGAGTCCGTGATCGCGGACGACCTCGCGATCGACGCGCTGGAGCGCGACCTCGACGAGCGGTGCGTCCGGCTGCTCGCGCAGCAGCAGCCCGTGGCCACGGACCTGCGCGTCGTCGTCTCGGCCCTGCGGATGAGCGCGTCGCTGGAGCGCATGGGCGACCTGGCCCGTCACGTCGCCCAGGTGGCGCGCGCCCGCTACCCGGTCGTCGCCGTGCCGTCGGACCTCGTGGAGACGTTCACGCAGATGCAGGACGCCGCCGTGCGCGTCGCGCAGCGCGTCACCACGCTGCTGGGCACCCGGGACATGGCGCTGGCGGAGTCCATCCAGCAGGACGACGACCTGCTCGACGAGCTGCACGCCGGAACGTTCACGGCCATGCTGTCCGGCCCGTGGAGCCGCTCGGCACAGGAGACCGTGGACGTCACGCTGCTCGGGCGGTACTACGAGCGGTTCGGCGACCACGGCGTGTCCGTGGCGCGGCGCATGGTCTACCTCGTCACCGGTGACGTGGCGGACGCGCTGGACCCGGCCGCGGTGCGCGGCGCCTGA
- a CDS encoding sensor histidine kinase, with protein MDWIVEGGPLVVGVVGVLVGAVAVAAFRWSEREQRTVPPQPRPELEDGLVRTLAVLRSAAVVLDAEDRVVRASPPAHALGLVREGHLVHAAMRDMVGAVRRDGVIRDEELEVPRGPVGPARLLLQVRVAQVTPEHVLLLAEDLTQARRLEAIRRDFVVNVSHELKTPVGALSLLAETVHDAADDPEAVRRFSSRMQTEAARLSALVHEIIELSRLQVAGALEDVTTVAVDDVVAEAVDRTRTVADAKRVRVVAGGDRDVTVYGDRNLLVTAVRNLLDNAVTYSPSGARVSVGVRRDGDLVEIAVVDEGIGIAAADQDRVFERFYRVDPARSRDTGGTGLGLSIVKHVAADHGGDVSVWSQPGRGSTFTLRLPVADARGLPRPSTTPDAPRSTP; from the coding sequence GTGGACTGGATCGTGGAAGGCGGCCCGCTGGTCGTCGGCGTCGTCGGCGTGCTCGTGGGGGCGGTGGCCGTCGCGGCGTTCCGGTGGAGCGAGCGCGAGCAGCGCACGGTGCCGCCGCAGCCCCGGCCCGAGCTCGAGGACGGGCTGGTGCGGACCCTGGCGGTGCTGCGGTCGGCGGCGGTCGTCCTCGACGCGGAGGACCGCGTGGTGCGGGCCAGCCCGCCGGCGCACGCGCTGGGCCTGGTGCGCGAGGGTCACCTGGTGCACGCGGCCATGCGGGACATGGTGGGCGCGGTGCGCCGCGACGGCGTCATCCGCGACGAGGAGCTCGAGGTGCCGCGCGGGCCCGTCGGCCCGGCGCGGCTGCTGCTGCAGGTGCGCGTCGCGCAGGTGACCCCCGAGCACGTGCTGCTGCTCGCGGAGGACCTCACCCAGGCGCGCCGGCTCGAGGCGATCCGCCGGGACTTCGTCGTCAACGTGTCGCACGAGCTCAAGACGCCCGTCGGTGCGCTGTCGCTGCTGGCCGAGACGGTGCACGACGCCGCCGACGACCCCGAGGCGGTCCGCCGCTTCAGCAGCCGGATGCAGACCGAGGCGGCGCGGCTGTCGGCGCTGGTGCACGAGATCATCGAGCTGTCGCGGCTGCAGGTGGCCGGCGCGCTGGAGGACGTCACCACGGTCGCGGTCGACGACGTCGTGGCCGAGGCGGTCGACCGCACGCGCACGGTGGCCGACGCCAAGCGTGTGCGGGTCGTGGCCGGCGGGGACCGGGACGTGACCGTCTACGGCGACCGCAACCTCCTGGTGACTGCCGTGCGCAACCTGCTGGACAACGCCGTCACGTACTCGCCCTCGGGCGCCCGGGTCAGTGTCGGCGTCCGCCGCGACGGTGACCTGGTCGAGATCGCGGTGGTCGACGAGGGCATCGGCATCGCCGCCGCGGACCAGGACCGGGTGTTCGAGCGGTTCTACCGGGTGGACCCCGCGCGCTCGCGCGACACCGGCGGCACCGGGCTGGGACTGTCGATCGTCAAGCACGTGGCCGCGGACCACGGCGGTGACGTGTCGGTGTGGTCGCAGCCCGGTCGCGGCTCGACGTTCACGCTGCGCCTGCCCGTCGCCGACGCCCGCGGCCTGCCCCGGCCCTCCACCACCCCCGACGCCCCGAGGAGCACCCCGTGA
- a CDS encoding lactonase family protein — MSATTPLWIGTFPHAGIGTQAGLGEGVWRVDLDATTGGLGAPRLVVETPAPTFVATHPGGRWLYAVGESDPGSVTAFEIDADGGLTPRATVASGGVAPCHLLVVDDELYVANYVDGVLGVVPLTPDGGFAPDVVASGRPAQTFDHAGTGPDPDRQEGPHAHFVALTPDRRHVLVADLGTDELRRYARAADGRLTPDGVAAALPPGTGPRHVAFSADGGRLHVVGELDASVHVLDWHAGSATGTGLQRVPAVPEAEAADGVRRSPSHVLLDGDRLLLGVRALGLRGPDAVSTFDVRPGGTLGAPVTHPLSGPTPRHLAVVHGWTVVALQDAHALVVHDAHGAQVARVDLPSPACVVPVVVR, encoded by the coding sequence GTGAGCGCGACGACACCCCTGTGGATCGGCACCTTCCCGCACGCCGGCATCGGCACGCAGGCCGGGCTCGGCGAGGGCGTGTGGCGGGTCGACCTCGACGCCACGACCGGCGGGCTGGGTGCGCCCCGGCTCGTCGTCGAGACGCCTGCACCGACGTTCGTCGCGACGCACCCCGGTGGGCGGTGGCTGTACGCCGTGGGGGAGAGCGACCCCGGGTCGGTGACGGCCTTCGAGATCGACGCCGACGGCGGCCTGACCCCGCGCGCCACGGTCGCGTCGGGCGGCGTCGCGCCCTGCCACCTGCTCGTCGTCGACGACGAGCTGTACGTCGCGAACTACGTCGACGGCGTGCTGGGCGTGGTGCCGCTGACGCCCGACGGCGGCTTCGCCCCCGACGTGGTCGCGTCCGGCCGGCCCGCGCAGACGTTCGACCACGCGGGCACCGGCCCGGACCCCGACCGCCAGGAGGGTCCGCACGCCCACTTCGTCGCGCTGACGCCCGACCGCCGGCACGTCCTGGTCGCCGACCTCGGCACCGACGAGCTGCGCCGGTACGCCCGCGCCGCGGACGGTCGTCTCACCCCGGACGGCGTCGCGGCCGCCCTGCCGCCGGGCACGGGACCGCGGCACGTCGCCTTCTCGGCCGACGGCGGCCGGCTCCACGTCGTGGGCGAGCTCGACGCGTCCGTGCACGTGCTGGACTGGCACGCGGGGTCGGCGACCGGGACCGGGCTGCAGCGTGTCCCGGCGGTGCCCGAGGCCGAGGCGGCCGACGGCGTGCGCCGCTCGCCGTCGCACGTGCTGCTCGACGGCGACCGGCTGCTGCTGGGCGTGCGCGCCCTCGGCCTGCGGGGCCCGGACGCGGTGAGCACGTTCGACGTCCGCCCCGGCGGCACCCTCGGCGCGCCGGTCACGCACCCGCTGAGCGGCCCGACGCCCCGCCACCTGGCCGTGGTGCACGGGTGGACCGTCGTGGCGCTGCAGGACGCGCACGCACTCGTCGTGCACGACGCGCACGGTGCGCAGGTGGCGCGGGTCGACCTGCCGTCGCCGGCCTGCGTCGTGCCGGTGGTGGTGCGCTGA